TTCAACATCCGTTTCCGTGCGGCTTCGTTTCTCTTGCTCCGGAGGTTTCCATGAATCGCGCCCTGCTGCTGTCCCTGCCTGCCCTGCTGCTCCTGTCCCCTGTGCATGCCCAGAGTGCCCAGCCCCTGAAGACGACCCTGAGCACCTGCGGGGCGTACACCGTGAAGACCGTGGAGAACGGCTTCGAGGACCCGGAGGACCGCGTGACCCTGTCGCGGGCGGGCGTGACGTACGCGACCGTCACGGACACGATGGTGGGCGTGGACTGGTGCCGGGATGTGACGGGGGACGGCGTGCCGGAGGTGCTGCTGGCGGGCTTCTCGGGCGGCGCGCACTGCTGTTTCACGCATCACCTGTACTCGCTGACCAGCCCGCCCCGGAAGCTGTTGACGGCGTTCAGCGCGCACAGTGATTCGCTGGACGCGCAGCAGCTGGACGGGCGGGGGCCGCTGGAGTTGATCGGGTCGGACTGGCGGTTCGCGTACGGGTACGGGATGAGTTTCGCGGAGAGTGCGCCGCTGCCGGTGGTGTACTCGCTGCTGCCCACGCCGGGCGGGGCGCGGTTCGTGGAGAACACGCGGGCGTTCCCGGCGTTCATGGAGTCGTACTCGTTGACGCGGCCCGGCGATCAGCTGTTCGGTGGTGGGGTGCTGGCCGAGTACGCCACGCGGCTCATCACGCGCGGCGGGGCGGCGGCGGACGCGTGGGCGCAGGGCCTGAAGCCCCCCTACCGTGACTGGCTGGCGAACTACGGGCCGGACGTGGCGCAGGACCTCTCGGATTTCGGGCTGTGGGACTGGCCGACGCGGGCCGGGGTGAACGCGGACGCGCAGCGGGGCGGGATCGGCGGGGCGTTCCTCGCGCCGGGCGCGAGGGCGTACCTGGGGCAGGTGGTCGGCCGGGAGGGAGCGACGCTGCGCCTGTACCGGGTGCAGGGGTCAGAGGTGGTGGCGGGTCCCGCGCTGCTGAGCGTGCCCGTCACCCGTGACCGGTACGGCGAGCCGGTCGTGCCGGTGTGGCCGTCCACGACGGTGCGCCGGGCGTCGGGCCGGGATGACGCGCTGCTGCGGGACACGCGCAGCGGCAGCGTGCGGTACCTGCCGGTGCGCGTGTCGGCCGGCGGCATGACGGAACTGAAGGACGACGCGCTGGGCGTCACGGCGCGCCTGCTGGGCGACCTGAGTGCGCTGGCGGGGCACGTGGCGGCGCAGTACCAGGACGTGAAACGCACGCCCGAGCAGCAGGCCGAGGTGCGGCGGCGCGTGCAGGCGGCCGTGACCCGCGCCCAGCCGTGGTTGACGGGCTGGAAGGGCCAGGGGGCGTTCGCGCTGGCGCGGCTGGGGAACTTCACGTTCAGCTCCCTGCGACTGCTGACGGACACGACCACGCGGGCGCAAGCGGTCATGACGACCACGGTGGGCTTCACGGACGCGGACACGGACAGCGAGTACGTGCTGGGGGAGCGCTTCACGATGATCGTGAATCTCACGCGGGGCGCCCAGGGCTGGGCGGTCACGGACTGGACTCTGGTGCCCCGCACGGGTGAACTGAACGAGGAGTGATCCGGACTTCGCAAAGCTGCGCAGCAGAGCGATCAGGAGAGAAATGGGTTCGGGTCGGTCGGCCACACAGACGGAGTCCATCTGAACAGCGCAGCGCGCCGCCCGGCACTGAATTCCGGGCGGCGCGCTGGGTTGGGTGTGGGTTACGGGAGGGCTTCGGCCTCACGGACGATCTGCACGACGCGTTCGCGGATGTGGCGTTCCTCGCGCAGGTAACGCTGGGCGCTCATCTGCACGCCGATGGCGGCCACCACCGTGTCGGTGTCGCCGTGCGCGGTGTGCAGCGCGTGGTAGGGCACGCCCAGGGTGCACTGGCCGGGGACCCATTCCTCGATGGAGTACGCGTACCCGAGGCGTTTGACCTTGGCGACCTCGGTGCGCCACTCGTCCAGGCTGGTGATGGAGCTGGGCGTGCACGCGGCGAAGGTGCGGGGGGTGATGTCGGCGTGCGCGTAGAGGATCTTGCCGCTGGCGGTGGCGGTGGCCGGCAGGTAGATGTCCAGGGGCAGGTCGATGTCGGCGTCCGGGTGGCGTTCGCGGATGGCGGCGACGACCTCCTCGCCTTCCAGGATGCACAGGAACGCCACGGCGCGGACTTCCAGCGCCAGCCGGGTGATCAGGGCGCGGGCTTCCTGGAACCAGGGCAGCGAGGAGGTGAGCTGGGCGCCCATCTCGGCGATGTGCCAGGAGAGGCGGTATTTCCCGGCGGGGGTGCGGCGCAGGAATCCGGCCTCGGTCAGTCCGGCGAGGTACGCGTGGGCGGTGGCGCGGGGGACGCCCAGGTGCGCGGCGAGGGCGCGCACGCCCCATTCGGGTTGTTCGGCGCTGAATGCACCCAGGATGTTCGCCGCCTTCTGAAGAGAGAGCACGCGTCCAGCTTACAGGGACAAGCCAGGATTGTATACATCTTTTCCGGCCAGTGTACCCGGTTCATCCACCCCGCACCCCACCTCCGCTAGAGTGCCCGACGTGCGCGCCCCCGCCCTGCTCCTGTTGCCTCTGCTGGCCTCCCTGAGTGCCCTGGCGGCCACCACCCCGGCCCCGACCACACCAGCCACGCCGGGCGCCGCCCTGACCGAGCAGATCGCACGCGGCGAGACCACCTACGTCCTGGCCTGCGCCATGTGCCACGGCGACCGCCTGGAGGGCGTCAGCGCCATGGCCCTTAGCGGCGAGGACTTCCACACGCTGTACCGCCCGCTGCCGCCCCGCGCGCTGCACGACCTGATCCGCGACACCATGCCGTACGACCGCCGCGGCACCCTCAGCGCCCAGGAGGTCCTGGACGTCACCGCGTACCTCCTGCACGAGAACGGGCTGCCCATCCCGGACGGCGGGGTGCGGACCGACACCCTGGACCACACCGCGCCGGAGAGCGTTCCGCAGGACGATCCCGCAAGCTGAGCCCTGCGGCGTTACGCGCGCAGGTAGGCGAGCATCAGGTCGCCCGTGGCGCGCAGCGCGTCGGTGTGCGTCCGTTCGTAGGCGTGGCTGGCGTCCACGCCCGGCCCGATCAGCGCGACTGGGTAGTCCCCGCCCGCGCGCCACGCGGCGGTGCCGTCCGAGGCGTAGTACGGGTAGATGTCCACCCGCAGGTCCAGGCCCGCCGAGCGGGCGGCGGCGCGCAGGCGGTTGCCGAGCGCGTGGTCGTACGGCCCGCCGCCGTCCGCGACGCACAGCGACACCCGGTGTTCGCTGCTGGTCTGCCCGTCCCCGACGGCTGCCATGTCCACGGCGATCAGCGCGTCGGTGTGGGCGGGGATGCCGGTGGCGGCGCCGTGCCCGACCTCCTCGTAGGTGGTGACGTGGAAGGACGCCGTGATGGGCGCAGGCGCAGCGAGCAGTTCGCGGGTGACCGCCAGGAACACCGCGACCGCCGCCTTGTTGTCGAGGTGGCGGGCCTTCACGTACCCGCTCGCGGTCACGCGGGGGCGCGCGTCGAAGCTCACGAAGTCGCCCTCCTGCACGCCCAGCGCGCGAACGTCCCGGTCGCTGGAGACCGCCTCGTCCAGGCGGACCTCCATGACGGCCGCGTCGCGTTTCAGGTCGCGCAGGGCCGCGCCGTGCACGTGGGTGCTCTGACGGACGTTCACGACCGTCCCGGTCAGGGTGCGGCCCGCCTGGGTGTGCACGAGGACGTCCTCGCCCTCCACGGTCGCCCAGTCGTAGCCGCCCAGCGGCCACAGCCGCAGCCGCCCGCTGTCCTTCACGCCCTTGACCATCGCGCCCAGCGTGTCCACGTGCCCGCTGAACGTCACGTGCCCCTCGCCGGTCCCGGCGACCTCCCAGGTCAGGGCGCCCTTGCGGGTCCGCTGCGCCGCGACGCCCAGCGCCTGCAGCTCCTGCTCCAGCAGCGTGACCGCCGCGTCCGTGAAGCCCGTGGGGCTGGGCGTGGCGAGCAGCCGCACCAGCACGTCCAGCGTGTACTCCAGGTTCACGCGGGAACTTCCAGCGATTCGATCCGGAAGCCCTGCGCCTCCGCCGAGGCCAGCGTGGCGTCCAGGGCGGGCGTGCCACTCAGGGCGAGCAGGTGCAGGCTCTGCACGGCGCGGGCGTGCAGCTGCGCGGCCAGTTCGCTGCCCTCGAACGCGTCGGGCATCTCGGCGCGGACCAGCACGTCGCCCTGCTCGGCGCGGAAGTCGGGGTGCAGCGTCCACTCCTTCGAGAAGGTGTCCCAGTCCGCGCCGTGGGGGGCGTCCCACTGCACGAACGCCACCACCCAGCCCTGCGCGCGGGCCTCGTCCACGTGGTGCGCCCAGTCGCGCGCCACCGCCCGCTCGTCGGGCCGGTCGTTCAGGTCGTGACGCTGCGCGTTCAGCAGCAGCAGGGCGTGCGCGGACAGGTTCATACCCCAGGATACCGGGCGCGCGCCCGTCAGGACGGCAGTCCGGCTGACGGTCTGCCCCGTCCTGCACGCCCTCCCACTCAGGGGACGGTCAGAACCAGTTTGCCGACGGTGCGGCCCGTCTCCTGCGCGCGGTGCGCGTCCGCGACCTGCGCCAGCGGGAAGGTGCGGCTGACGTGCGAGCGCAGCTGCCCAGCCTCCACCAGCTTCGCCAGGTCGTTCAGCTGCGCGCGGGACGGGAACACCAGGATGCGGGTGGCGTGCACGCCCAGCGCCTGCGCCCGCGCCGCGTCGGGCTGCGCGGCGATGGACACCACCCACCCGCCGGGCCGCACCAGCGGCAGCGACCGGTCGGCGGTGTCGCCGCCCACGGTGTCCAGCACAGCGTCCACGCCCTGCACCTGATCCTCGAAGGGTCGGGCGCGGTAGTCGATGACCTCGTCGGCACCCAGCGACCGCACGAACTCCACGTTTGGTGCGGACGCGGTGGCGATCACGTGCGCGCCGCGCGCACGGGCCAGCTGCACCGCGTAGTGCCCGACGCCCCCGGCCCCCGCGTGGATCAGGATGCGCTGCCCGGCCCGCAGGTCCATGGTGTCCAGCGCCTGCTCGGCGGTCAGGGCGGCCAGGGTCATGGCGGCGGCGTCCTCGTGGCTCAGCGCGGCGGGCTTGCGGGCAATGTCGCCGGCGCGGGCCAGCACGTACTCGGCGTACGCGCCGGGCTGCTCGGGGAAGGCCAGCATGCCGAACACCTCGTCGCCGGGCACGAAGTCCCGCACGAAGGGTCCCACCGCGACCACCTCGCCGGACACGTCCCAGCCGAGCACGGCGGGCAGCGTCGGCAGCGGGCCATTGGCGCGGACCTTGGTGTCCACCGGGTTGATGCTCACGGCCCGCACGCGCACGAGCACCTCGCCCAGGCCGGGCGTGGGGACGGGGCGGACGGCAGGGCGCAGCACCTCGGGCCCGCCGGGCTGCGCGAGTTCGATCACGGTCATGGTCTGGGGAAGGGCAGTGGACATGGGTGCTCCTGCGGCGGGGCTGGAACGCCCGCCGGTCCGAATGGGGAGGTTGAGGCAGGCGGGCGGCTCCCCCCTGCGGTGCCCCCAGTGTGCCAGGGTACCCACGCATTGCCAAGTACGTACAGATTCGATAGGTACGCACATTCTGGGAACTGTCGAAGGCTATCCTGGCCTCATGACCGCCCCCGCCCCGCACCTCTCCCCCACCGAGCCGCCCCCCACCTGCGCCGTCACGACCACCGTGTCCGTGATCGGCGGGAAGTGGAAGGCCGTGGCGGTGTACCACCTGCTGGGCGGGCCGCGCCGCTTCTCGGAACTCCAGCGGCGCATGCCGGGCGTCACGCAGCGCATCCTGACCCTTCAACTGCGCGAACTCGAAGCCGACGGCCTCGTGCACCGCGAGGTCTACCCACAGGTTCCCCCCAAGGTGGAGTACTCGCTGACCCCGCTGGGCCAGACGCTGGAACCCATCGTGCGCGCCATGCTCGCCTGGGGCGAGACGTACCGCCAGCGGGAACAGGACACGAGCACCTGAACAGGCTCAGGGCCGACCTCCCCACTGGACGGTCGGCCCTGAGGGAGGCGGCGCTCAGCTGCTCTGGTCGACCTTCATGGCCATGATGCTCGAGCCCGCGTCCACGTACACGGTCTGCCCGGTCACGCCGCTGCCCAGGTCGCTCAGCAGGAACAGGGCCAGCTTGCCGACCTCGTCGGGGGTGGCGTTGCGGCCCAGCGGGGCGGCCTCGGCGGCCTTCTCGAACATCCCGCCGAAGCCGGGGATGCTGCGCGCCGCGATGGTCCGCATGGGTCCGGCGCTGATGGTGTTCACGCGCACGCCCGCCGCCCCCATCTCGCTGGCGAGGTAGCGGGTGGTGGCCTCCAGCGCGGCCTTGGCGACGCCCATGACGTTGTACTTGGGCACGACCTTCTGCGACGCGTGGTACGTGAGGCTGACGATGCTGGCACCCGGGCGCAGCAGCGGTTCGGCGTGGCGGGCAGTGGAGACAAGGGTGTACGCGCTGACGTTCAGGGCGGTGTTCCAGTCGGCCTCGGTGGTGTCGAGGAAGCGGCCGTCCATGGCGGTGCGGGGCGCGAACGCGATGGAGTGGATCAGGTAGTCGAGGTGCCCGAATTCCTCCTTCACGCGGGCGAACAGGGCGGTCAGGTCTGCTTCGCTGGTCGCGTCGGCCTGCTGGGACCACACGCCGTCACGGCCGGTCAGGAGCTTGTCGAGTTCGCTCCTGAGGCGTTCGCCCTGGTAGGAGAAGCCCACGCGGCACCCGGAGGCGAGGAGCTGCTCGGCGATGGCCCAGCCGAGGCTGCGGGCGTTCGCGACGCCCATCACCAGGGCGGTCTTGTCACTCAGGTCAATCTGCACCATGCGGGGGACTCTAGCAATCCCGCGCCCGGCGGCGCTGATGCGGGTGCAAAAAATCGGGCTGGGCGTGACACTTCACGGTGTTCAGAGTGCGAAAAGCGTCAGAATCCGGTGAGACATGACACGGGATACTGGGCTGATGTTGCTTCACGCGCCGCACCTGAGGGCGCCGCACGCGTTCACGACGCGTCAGGGTGGCGTTTCGGGCGGCCCCTACACCGGCCTGAACCTCGACGACCGCGAGGATGACCCACAGGCCGTGCACGAGAACCGCGCGCGACTGACCGGGGCGCTGGGCTTCACGCCCGCGCAGGTGGCGCGCCTGACGCAGGTGCACGGGACCGAGGTGGTGACCGTGACCGGCGGCGGCCACTGGACCGGGGACGCACTGGTGACCGGGGAGGCGGGCGTGCTGCTGGCGATCGGCACGGCCGACTGCTACCCGCTGCTGCTCGAGGACCCCGAGGCGGGGGTGCTGGGCGCCGCGCACGCCGGATGGAAGGGCACGCTGGGCCGCATCGGCGCGCGGACCGTGCAGGCCATGACCGAGCTGGGCGCCCGTCCGGAGCGGATCCGCGCGGCGGTCGGGCCGGGCATCTGCGCCGCCGCGTACCCGGTGGGCCAGGGCGTCGGGGACGCCTTCCGGGAGGCAGACCTGGGCGCGTTCGTGCAGCCCGGCCCGGACGGCCCGCACCTGGACCTGATGGGCGCGAACCGCGCCGTGCTGCTCGCGGCGGGCGTGCCCGAGCAGCAGGTGTGGGCCAGCGGACGCTGCTCCACGGAAACAGACTTCTACTCGTTCCGGCGCGACGCGGGCGTCACGGGGCGCATGTGGGCCGTGATCGGCCGCCCCGGGGTCACGGCGTGAGCCTGCTGCGCCCGGCGGACGTGATCGACCACGTCACGCACATCACCCCGGAATTCCTCGCGGACCGCGGCCTGCACGGGCTGCTGCTGGACCTCGACAACACCCTGGTCCCGTACGGCAGTTACGACGGACAGGGCGTCGCGCAGACCCTGGCGTGGGTGCGGGACCTGAAACTGGCCGGGGTGGGCCTGTACCTCCTGAGCAACGCCACCGGGAAACGCGCCGCGTTCTGGCTGGAACGTCTGGAATTCCAGGGGGTCGGACTGGCCGGGAAACCCAACCCGCGCGCGTTCCGCCGCGCCCTGCGCGAACTGCACCTCCCGCCCCAGCAGGTGGGCATGGTGGGCGACCAACTGTTCACGGACATCCTGGGCGGCAACCTCAGCGGAATGCACACTATTCTGGTGCGACCCCTGGCCACGAACGCCCTACCTCATACGCGCGTCGCCCGTCGACTGGAACGCGCGGTCCTGAAACGCTACGGGCACGACTGGCAGTACTGATGACGCTCCCCATTTCCCTCACGCAAGGAGACTGACACGCAATGGCTCTTTCTATCGGTGACCGGCGCCTGGGCGCCATTCTGCTCGAACAGGGGTACGTGAACGACACGGACCTGCAAAAAGCCCTGGTCCGCCACGCCGAGGTCGGCGGGCGCCTCGCGGAGATCCTGATCGACTCCGGTCTGGTCGGCGAGAAACGCATCGCGCGCGCCATCGAGGAAGCGCTCGGCATTCCGCTCGTGAACCTGCTGGTCGTGAACCCCGAACCGCCCGCCCTGCAGGCCGTGCGCGCCCAGACGGCGCTACAGCACCACGCGTTCCCCTTCGCGCTGGAAGGGCAGACGCTGCGCGTAGCCATCGTGGATCCACTCTCGAGCATGGCCATCGAGGCCCTCGAGGACGACAGCGGCCTGAACATCGAGGTGTACCAGGCGCTGCGCGACCAGATCATGTGGGCGATCGCCACGTTCTACCCGGAACTGAACCTGACGGCCGACCTGCCCGCCGAGGCGGAGGGCGGCCCGGCGGGCGGCATGCTGGGCCAGCGGCTGATCGCGCGCGGCCTGATCAGCGACGCGCAGCTGCAGGTGGCGCTCGACGCGCAGCAGCAGACCGGCGAGCCGCTGGGCGCGACCCTGATCGCGCAGCGGATCATCGGCGAGGACCAGCTGTACGAGGTACTGGCCGAGCAGACCGGCGCGGTGTACCTGCGCAACCCGCGCGACTTCCAGCCCAGCGAGGACGTGCTGGGCAGCATGCTGCGCGCCGACGCGCTGCGCCTGACGGCAGTCCCGGTCGACGAAACCGATCACGGCGTGACGGTGGTCGCCAGTGACCCCCGCAAGCTGGAGGACATCGAGGCGCTGGTGGGCCGGCCCGTGCAGCTGGTGCTGGCCAAACCGCGCGACATCGAGACGCTGATCGAGCGCTTCTACCCGCAGCGCGGACGGCTGGGCGAGCAGATGGTGCAGCAGGGCACCCTGTCGCGCGAGCAGCTGCGCGAGGCGCTGCAGGTGCAGGCCCGCGAGGGCCGCGTCAAGCCGCTGGGCGAGGTGATCGTCGAACTGGGCTTCGCCGCGGCCGACGAGATCGACACCGCCCTGCAGAAGCAGAACGCCGGGGGCGGCCGCCTGGAGGACACGCTGGTGCAGTCCGGGAAGCTCAGCCCGGAGATGCTGGCCCGCTCGCTGGCCGCGCAGCTCGGCTACGAGTTCCTGGATCCCGTCCAGAACCCGCCCGACAATAAGGTCGCGCTGATGATTCCCGAATCCACCGCGCGCCGCTACGGCGTGGTGCCGGTGCGGCTCCAGGGCGAGTCGCTGGTCGTGGCGATGAAGGACCCGCGCAACGTGTTCGCGCTGGACGACCTGAAACTGATCACGGGCCGTGACGTGATTCCGGCCGTCATGTCCGAGAAGGACATCACGCGCCTGATCGAGCGGTACTTCGGCAGTCAGGACATGGCGAACCTGAACCAGCAGCTCGCCAAGGAAAGCAAGGACCGCGAGACCGCCAACAAACGCCAGGACGCCGAGGACCTCTCGGCCGGACTGGACGACAACGCCGTGGTCCGCGTCGTGGACAACATCATCCGCGAGGCGGCGCTGCAGGAGGCCAGCGACATCCACATCGAGCCGACCGAGACGTCCCTGAAGATCCGCTACCGCATCGACGGGGTGCTGCGCGAGCAGAACGACCTGCCCAGGGGCAGCGCGCAGAGCATCTCGGCCCGTCTGAAGATCATGGGGCACCTGGACATCAGCGAGCGGCGCGTGCCGCAGGACGGCCGCATCCGCTTCAAGAAGGGCAGCATCGACCTCGACCTGCGACTCTCCACGCTGCCCACCGTGTACGGCGAGAAGGCCGTCATGCGTCTGCTGCAGAAGGCCAGCAACATCCCGGAAGTCGAGCAGCTGGGCTTTTCCGAGCACAACTATCAGCGGTACCTGGACACCATTCACAAACCCAACGGCATCTTCCTGGTGACCGGCCCCACGGGTTCAGGGAAATCCTTCACCTCCTTCTCGACCCTGAAGCGCATCGCGGTGCCGGAGAAGAACACCACGACCATCGAGGACCCGGTCGAGTACGAGATTCCGGGCATCGTGCAGTCGCAGGTGAACAACGCGGCGGGCATGACCTTCGCCCGCGCGCTGCGCGCCTTCCTGCGCCAGGACCCGGACATCATCTTCGTGGGCGAGATCCGCGACACCGAGACCGCGAAGATCGCCGTGGAAGCCGCCCTGACCGGCCACCTGGTGCTGGCGACGCTGCACACCAACGACGCGCCGGGCGCCATCGTGCGACTGGAGGAGATGGGCGTCGAGCACTTCAACATCGGCGCGGCCGTCGTGGGTGTGGTCGCGCAGCGCCTCGTGCGCAAGGTCTGCCCGGACTGCAAGGCCCCCACGAACGCCGACCCGGACGTCCTGCGCCGCCTGGGCATCACCGAACGCGACCTGCGCGGCGCGCAGCTGATGCGTGGCGCGGGCTGCAACCGCTGCGGCGGGACCGGCTACAAAGGCCGCATGGGCATCCATGAACTGATGGTCATCGACGAGCCGCTGCGCGTCGCCATCGGGTCGGGAAAGAACGCCACCGAGATCAACGAGGTCGCCATGACCCAGAGCGGCATGAAAACCCTCCGGCAGGACGGGATCGAGAAGGCCCTCAAGGGCGTCACGACCCTGGAAGAGGTCCTGGCCGTCACCAGTAAGTAACCCCGCCACCCCACCCTGAGCCTCCCATTCCACCCGCGAGGTAACCCGTATGACCCAGCCTGCCGCCGACATCACCGATATCCTGCGTTTCGCCGCCGACAAGGGCGCATCCGACGTGATCATCACCGTCGGGCTGTCGCCGCAGTTCAAGCTGCAGGGCGTGTACGACTCGCAGGGGTTCGCGGAACTCGCCCCGACCGACACCCGCAAACTGATGTACTCCATGATGAACGAGAAGCAGCAGCGGACCTTCGAGGAACGCCGCGAACTGGACTTCTCGTTCGCGCTGGGCGAGAAGGCCCGTTTCCGCGTGAACGCGTTCATGCAGCGCGGCAACGTGGGCGGCGTGCT
This genomic window from Deinococcus sedimenti contains:
- a CDS encoding M42 family metallopeptidase — its product is MEYTLDVLVRLLATPSPTGFTDAAVTLLEQELQALGVAAQRTRKGALTWEVAGTGEGHVTFSGHVDTLGAMVKGVKDSGRLRLWPLGGYDWATVEGEDVLVHTQAGRTLTGTVVNVRQSTHVHGAALRDLKRDAAVMEVRLDEAVSSDRDVRALGVQEGDFVSFDARPRVTASGYVKARHLDNKAAVAVFLAVTRELLAAPAPITASFHVTTYEEVGHGAATGIPAHTDALIAVDMAAVGDGQTSSEHRVSLCVADGGGPYDHALGNRLRAAARSAGLDLRVDIYPYYASDGTAAWRAGGDYPVALIGPGVDASHAYERTHTDALRATGDLMLAYLRA
- a CDS encoding c-type cytochrome, with the protein product MRAPALLLLPLLASLSALAATTPAPTTPATPGAALTEQIARGETTYVLACAMCHGDRLEGVSAMALSGEDFHTLYRPLPPRALHDLIRDTMPYDRRGTLSAQEVLDVTAYLLHENGLPIPDGGVRTDTLDHTAPESVPQDDPAS
- a CDS encoding isochorismatase family protein, translated to MNLSAHALLLLNAQRHDLNDRPDERAVARDWAHHVDEARAQGWVVAFVQWDAPHGADWDTFSKEWTLHPDFRAEQGDVLVRAEMPDAFEGSELAAQLHARAVQSLHLLALSGTPALDATLASAEAQGFRIESLEVPA
- a CDS encoding YqeG family HAD IIIA-type phosphatase, giving the protein MSLLRPADVIDHVTHITPEFLADRGLHGLLLDLDNTLVPYGSYDGQGVAQTLAWVRDLKLAGVGLYLLSNATGKRAAFWLERLEFQGVGLAGKPNPRAFRRALRELHLPPQQVGMVGDQLFTDILGGNLSGMHTILVRPLATNALPHTRVARRLERAVLKRYGHDWQY
- a CDS encoding winged helix-turn-helix transcriptional regulator, whose product is MTAPAPHLSPTEPPPTCAVTTTVSVIGGKWKAVAVYHLLGGPRRFSELQRRMPGVTQRILTLQLRELEADGLVHREVYPQVPPKVEYSLTPLGQTLEPIVRAMLAWGETYRQREQDTST
- a CDS encoding NADP-dependent oxidoreductase, with amino-acid sequence MSTALPQTMTVIELAQPGGPEVLRPAVRPVPTPGLGEVLVRVRAVSINPVDTKVRANGPLPTLPAVLGWDVSGEVVAVGPFVRDFVPGDEVFGMLAFPEQPGAYAEYVLARAGDIARKPAALSHEDAAAMTLAALTAEQALDTMDLRAGQRILIHAGAGGVGHYAVQLARARGAHVIATASAPNVEFVRSLGADEVIDYRARPFEDQVQGVDAVLDTVGGDTADRSLPLVRPGGWVVSIAAQPDAARAQALGVHATRILVFPSRAQLNDLAKLVEAGQLRSHVSRTFPLAQVADAHRAQETGRTVGKLVLTVP
- a CDS encoding IclR family transcriptional regulator → MLSLQKAANILGAFSAEQPEWGVRALAAHLGVPRATAHAYLAGLTEAGFLRRTPAGKYRLSWHIAEMGAQLTSSLPWFQEARALITRLALEVRAVAFLCILEGEEVVAAIRERHPDADIDLPLDIYLPATATASGKILYAHADITPRTFAACTPSSITSLDEWRTEVAKVKRLGYAYSIEEWVPGQCTLGVPYHALHTAHGDTDTVVAAIGVQMSAQRYLREERHIRERVVQIVREAEALP
- a CDS encoding type II/IV secretion system protein; the encoded protein is MALSIGDRRLGAILLEQGYVNDTDLQKALVRHAEVGGRLAEILIDSGLVGEKRIARAIEEALGIPLVNLLVVNPEPPALQAVRAQTALQHHAFPFALEGQTLRVAIVDPLSSMAIEALEDDSGLNIEVYQALRDQIMWAIATFYPELNLTADLPAEAEGGPAGGMLGQRLIARGLISDAQLQVALDAQQQTGEPLGATLIAQRIIGEDQLYEVLAEQTGAVYLRNPRDFQPSEDVLGSMLRADALRLTAVPVDETDHGVTVVASDPRKLEDIEALVGRPVQLVLAKPRDIETLIERFYPQRGRLGEQMVQQGTLSREQLREALQVQAREGRVKPLGEVIVELGFAAADEIDTALQKQNAGGGRLEDTLVQSGKLSPEMLARSLAAQLGYEFLDPVQNPPDNKVALMIPESTARRYGVVPVRLQGESLVVAMKDPRNVFALDDLKLITGRDVIPAVMSEKDITRLIERYFGSQDMANLNQQLAKESKDRETANKRQDAEDLSAGLDDNAVVRVVDNIIREAALQEASDIHIEPTETSLKIRYRIDGVLREQNDLPRGSAQSISARLKIMGHLDISERRVPQDGRIRFKKGSIDLDLRLSTLPTVYGEKAVMRLLQKASNIPEVEQLGFSEHNYQRYLDTIHKPNGIFLVTGPTGSGKSFTSFSTLKRIAVPEKNTTTIEDPVEYEIPGIVQSQVNNAAGMTFARALRAFLRQDPDIIFVGEIRDTETAKIAVEAALTGHLVLATLHTNDAPGAIVRLEEMGVEHFNIGAAVVGVVAQRLVRKVCPDCKAPTNADPDVLRRLGITERDLRGAQLMRGAGCNRCGGTGYKGRMGIHELMVIDEPLRVAIGSGKNATEINEVAMTQSGMKTLRQDGIEKALKGVTTLEEVLAVTSK
- the pgeF gene encoding peptidoglycan editing factor PgeF produces the protein MLLHAPHLRAPHAFTTRQGGVSGGPYTGLNLDDREDDPQAVHENRARLTGALGFTPAQVARLTQVHGTEVVTVTGGGHWTGDALVTGEAGVLLAIGTADCYPLLLEDPEAGVLGAAHAGWKGTLGRIGARTVQAMTELGARPERIRAAVGPGICAAAYPVGQGVGDAFREADLGAFVQPGPDGPHLDLMGANRAVLLAAGVPEQQVWASGRCSTETDFYSFRRDAGVTGRMWAVIGRPGVTA
- a CDS encoding enoyl-ACP reductase FabI, coding for MVQIDLSDKTALVMGVANARSLGWAIAEQLLASGCRVGFSYQGERLRSELDKLLTGRDGVWSQQADATSEADLTALFARVKEEFGHLDYLIHSIAFAPRTAMDGRFLDTTEADWNTALNVSAYTLVSTARHAEPLLRPGASIVSLTYHASQKVVPKYNVMGVAKAALEATTRYLASEMGAAGVRVNTISAGPMRTIAARSIPGFGGMFEKAAEAAPLGRNATPDEVGKLALFLLSDLGSGVTGQTVYVDAGSSIMAMKVDQSS